A stretch of DNA from Cryptomeria japonica chromosome 4, Sugi_1.0, whole genome shotgun sequence:
TTATCAAGTATTTATTTTGTGTCTTTAGAACTTGCATTGATCCATTATCAAGTAGTTGATCACCATAATAAGTTAAGCTTGCTTCCACCCATTTCATATATTCATTTGGGATCAGCTCTGTACAAGTTTTATTTTCTCTGTTCAGTGTTATCCTTGCACGAGGAGAATTTATGTCCAGGTGTAGTAAACATAAGCATGTTGGCAACTATAGAACAGGTATGATTCATGTCATCAATTTCATAGATCCAACCTTTTTCAGTGGAAGCATTCATCTCTTTCATATTAGAGTTCACCCATGACCATATTAGAGTTCACTATTGAAGCTATTGCTCATAGACCTTATTGGAGTTGAGAAATGACCTTTAAAGCAAAGGAGTTAGGAGTCACCAGAACTTCAATCAAATTGTTTGCTCGTGAGGCTCTCGTGTTACCTGCTAAAATCACCTTGCCGATTCTACTCATTTATGGGTCTTCTCTTAGAAAGATTTTGTCCAAAGTCTCATGTAGGATCCACAGTCTCATCATTATCCGTGCAGCTTCCTTTGCAGGACAACTTACAAAGTCTTATTCTTCGTTTTCAGTCTTGTAACTGTTAGATGAGCAGATTGTATTTTTCATTTGAACCCCTGCCTCACTTGACCATCCTTATTAACTTGGTTTTCTACCTGGAATTCACTGTTAGGGTTAGGAGCCTTCATATTTATTTCATTACTTCCAAGAGACCCTTCCTAAATTGATCTTTCACACTGCTACTAGAATGGCCCTAATAAATGAGCTACAAAGCTTCTCTCCATCACTCTTCATATGACATTTGTTGGAAAGCCTTTCCACCCTTTTCATTTTTGGCAGTTTCCTTTATCATTCCAGCTTCTACATTCACCTCATCAGAACCAAGGATGGTCTCTAAATTCTGCCTACCAGCATTTTGAAAATGGACTTATTAGCGAAGTATCCAATTCTTAGAAATTGTCTAAAATCTCATTGTATGTTTAATTACCTGTAGGCCTAAAAAATCACAAAGGATAGAATGACTTTCCTTTTTAAGTCAATAGTATCCCCATACTCATTTTCAAAAACACACTTGTTTCTCTTATTCTAGATCCACCAGAGCACATTGCTCAAAACAAGATGCAACAACCCGTTAATGGGTCCTCGGGGGTTGATCCTTTTTCTGATATAGGGGATGTCAAATGGGAACCACCTAGTAAAGAGTGGATAAAGGTCAATTTTGACAGTGCTTCAAGAGGAAATCCGGGAATCTCAGGTGTTGGGGTGGTGGCGAGGGATGATAATGGGTTTATCCTCTTCAAAGGAGCACAATGTCTGCAGGATGGTACGAATAATGAAGCGGAGGTCCAGGCGGCACTTCTGGCAACTAAGTTGGCTTTAAATATGAAAGTCCAACGGCTGCACTTGGAAGGAGATTCTCAGGTAGTTATTAACACAATTGCTAAAGGCAACACTCCATGCTGGAAAATAAACCGCTGGGTGTCTACGATCCGAGAGAAGCTCAAATCATTTGTGGAATTTCGTGTCTCCCATGTCAGGTGAGGAGCAAATGCAGTGGCAGACTTGCTATCTAATATTGGATGTGATATGGACAGTTATATGGCCAAGTGGTGGAAAGGAGATGGAAGACTATGGAGGTGGTCTTAAATGCAGTCTTTTAGGAATTTGCAGCCTGCAATACACAAGCGAGGGAAGTTTTTTGGCAAATACACCACGCAAGTTGGCACTTGCTCCTTGAATGTGGTAGTTATCTTTGGCAGGTCACACAGTTTGGTGCGGGTGGAGGATGGCAGCAAATCTTCCGTGCAATCTCACGACATTTATGCCATTACTTCTGCATTCATTACTCATCCTAAACGACGGTGGAGAAATTTATTTCCTTTTGGTTTGCAAGCTAGTGTTTGTGTGTTTTTTAATTGATTGCACTACTTTGTGGCTTTTATGACATTGTCATTGCAGAAGCTGGTGCAGTTTCAATTTGCAGGTGACTATGGAGGCAAATTTCACTCTGCGCACAGATAAGAAGTTGGTGCCATTCCTGGGCAAGGTGACGGAGAAGAGGATGCCGGGACTTTTCCGTTACAAGGCGGAGAAGTTGTGGAGTGCGGCTCGCCTCATGCTTGCAGAAGAGGTGGTGTTTGTCAATCATCGATACCGGACGAATATGGAGGTGTACTCTTTGATTCTGGCATGGGCATGCGAGTTTGAGCCGGAGGTGGAGGAGATTAGACTCACATTGACCAAATTGATTGATGAGGAGTACTTGCTCAATCTAGACTCACTTTTGGAGTGGGTTGTGCCTCGAGTAGGAATTCGTATCAATGAGGGAGATGACCAGGAGGAGCCGCTGCCTTTTGTCCGCTGGCTGGAGGATGATATAAAAGAACAGTGTCGTGAATGTGCTCGTATTGGATGGGAAGCTATGAAGCTATGTGTGAAACTAATTAGGGTGGACGAAGTCCTGAAGGCATTACAGGTGGTAGCACAGATGGAAGCTAATAGAGACCTGAGAGACAGGTTTGAGGAaggacgggttgttcagttgctgGGGAGCTTGGAAGGTGACCCTGACTTCGGATGTTTGGATTGCATCCCAAAGATGAAATGTGAAGCGGCAAGAGGTAAAGCTCTGGCACCAAGGAGGGAGGGGAGAAGGAGAGCCAGGGCGACAGCGAGTGAGTAGCCATTTGGCCATTGTTTTTATATGCTTTTACAAATTTTCTGATAATAGTTAACTGTTAAAACTAAACTATTTCTGTAATATTTGGGTTTGGCAGGAGCAGCATTGAACTGGTCTTTTTTGGACTTGCATAGGTTGTATGGTTTTTTAGAACATACCGTATGGTTGTGGGTAGTATGGGGGTTTGTTGCCTACAGTATGTAAATGGACTATGGGAGACTGCATTTTTGTATGCTTAAAATTTTGCATTAATATAATTCAAAaactattaccgatcaaaaaaaaaacaagatgatgcaaaatattgaagaaattaCTTTTTGATAGATTTGTTTTTTTTGAAGAAATTTACAAAGAAAGATTTCCAAGCATTCTCCCTATGTAATGATTGGAACCTTAGTTTATTGGTGTGATGTTTTTGGACTGCATAAAAAATATGTCTTTCTTCTTTGAGTTGAGAGGATGACCGACCCCTGCATGCATATTTATTCTGACTATATGATGATGTATACATATTTTTTGAGTCCAGAGTAAGCATTGAAGATTTATGATAAACTAATGTGAAATTTTGCTTGGAGATGACTCTGAACTCTTTGTTGAATAATAGAAAAGAATATTTATTGTGTTTCATATTCATCTTGTTTttatggtatttcacacattgaaGCTTGGTGCCACTGTAAGATCCTGTAGCATTGCCCATTTTTgcatctcatagcccattttgtGTCTCCAAGGAGAAATGGTgtctttcattttattctttttattGTAGTGTTTATACTAGCACTTACATTTTGTGTCTCAAAGGAGAAATGGTgtctttcattttattctttttattGTAGCGTTTATGCTAGCACTTACTGTGTGTTGGAGGAGCCAAAGGTAGGGTAATATATGCACAACATATCATAAACACATAATTGAAGATTCCGTTAGACAGCCAAAGCTACCAAATATCCAAAGGTAAACCACATTTTGAGAGAAATCATTTTGGGTTCATCAAATGCCAGggtaaaatcaaattttcatgataCTAGAACAATATCGTAACTAAAAATGGCCTTATACTTCATGAGGGATTCTGGTGAGCTGATTCGCCAACTCTCCTTTATTGTAGTGTTAACATTTAATGATGATATTAAAAAATACAAACCCACTTACATAAAATGCCTGAACAACTTGTCACCGGCATGAGACATCCATTAATAGAAGTTCAGATACAATCAGGTTGAGATAATCAATGAAAAACTTCAAAGTTCACAGTCACACTTGTTAGTTCAGAAGAATTTTAAAACAATTCAGGGTTCTGTAGCCTATAGTTAGTTCAAGGCTCTTGTTATGGATGAAAATAAACTTGACACGTTTTCGTTTAACCATCCCATGGTTGTATACTTGTGTTTTTGAAAGCATCAACGTCCCCAATTTCCCCGCCATGGTTAAAAGGGAAAATGTTTAGAGAGCCCGGGTTTCTTAAGACCATAGTTATTGAAAGACCAGGATTCAAGCGTAAAGCGTATTTCCTTTGGAAACGTCAATGTCTAGGGTCGCCCTCCCATGGTTGAAATGTTACAATTTTTAAAGAGATCAATTCCCTGCACAGAGGGAAATTTCTAGATAAAAACAGCTTCGAGAGCAGTTTCTACAACATCGACTGTGACGTCACGGGTAGTTTAGAAAAAGATTTGCAGACTTTAGGTGTCACCCATTCATAGTTATTGAGAGACAGAACCATTTGGATGAAAATGGCGTCTGGAATTTTTTGTTTCGGAGCATAGACATTCCGGGCTATCATAAGGACAAATAATGAATTACAGATAAAACTCAGTTATGTAAAATTCAAAATTGCAGGTGATTTAAGAGAGATAAAAACTTACAGTGATGAGTTTAAAGATGCTCCAGCAGAAGAAGACGCCTCATTTGAAGAGGATGGCGGTGGCGGTGGCGGTGGCGTGTAAAATTCGCTATTTTTAACGAAAGAAAAAGCTTGAGTGAATGAGGCAGGAGGCTCCGATGAAGGCCGAAAGAGTGAAGGAAGTGGCTGAGCCCCGGATTTCTCTGACACCTCTTCGTGGGACGGAACTCTTACTAAAAAATTTCTCAACTCCTGCTGTTGTTGATCTTTCTCAGTGCCCATTTCTTCCACCTGGATTGCTGTGGAAGTTGAACTCGACACCTTTGATTCGAGGTTTGCAAAGCAAGGGCTGAGGTAAAGGTTTAATTTATTGCTTCGTCTCGTGGAGTCTTAATTTTGGTATAGAGGTTATGAGGTAAAGGTTTAATTTATTGTTTCGTCTCGTGGAGTCTTAATTTTAATTTGGGTATATAGGTTATCATAATGTGAATAATTTGGGTGTAGAGGTTATCATAATGTAAATAATTTGAGTATAGAAGTTATCATAATGTGAATAAAAATTGGGTAGCAATTGTATCTTGGTGTGTAATGTGTAGTGGAAGATGTGTAGAAAGTTAATTAAAAAATGAGTTTATTTTTGCATTCATTTGTGTAGTATGTGAGGTTGATTGGTAGTATGCAACAAAGATTTCAAAGGATAAGTGCTAGAGCTTCAAATCATTTATGCATCTAATTATAGGGAAATATACTAAAAGAAAATCTCTAAATTAAGAAGATAATCAAGTCTACGAAGAGAAGAGAGAGGTGGGTAAAGAGATGAGAATTAGAGATAGACAAACAAACATAAAGAAATATACTAAAAGAAAAcctctaaatcaagaagataatcaagtccaggaagagaagagagaggtGGGCAAAGAGATGAGAATTAAAGATAGACAAACAAACATAGATGGACAAATGAAGAGAGAAATAGTAGGGGAGATAAAAAGAGGACGAGATAAAGAGAGCaaggaagagaaagggaaagataaattaataataaataataatataataatcatattGTATGAAATATCATATAATCATTATATTAGCATATTTTCTTattacaatatatctcatttgtTTTTTATAATAACAGCAGCCAAAAATGAGGGGGTTGACCCGTAGATACAATTAGAAGAACAATGGAAGGACCATTGTCCGCAAACAATCAGCACATAAGCAGCcttttacctctgtcaaaaacaaaaaccatcatACGAGAGTTTAACAGCAATAAAATATAACCAGTCAGTGTATACTTCCAGTGCCACGCAGGGCTATaagcattaaaataaaaatataagccGCAACTAGACCTATCAAGCTTACTACACCGCATAAGCAAAAAATTCCTCCACATACAGAATGTTAATTCTTTTTCCCACGGCTCTTCTTAGGGAGTAGCTTCTTCGCCCATTCCTTAGCAAGGAACTTGAACAGGCCTTTAAAGTCCTCATCCtccttggcttttcctttgtccaCACTATCCTGCAAAAGGCACGGAGTAGTGGCCAAGCATCTCATGACATTCAGAGCGAATTTAGacacatcatgcatcttggactcCGTCGCCTCCAGTCTGCTAGTAATCACCTGCATGTTGTCAGAGAGGGCTTCTATCTTTTTCCTGAGCTCCGTCAGGTTGGGATCTTCTTCCTTCACACTACTGGCTTCTTCAATAACCATCACTTTCTCAATCCTACAGGTCGGGGACGGGTAATTGGCAGGCTTCGGGCTCAAAGAGGCGGCCGGACTATCGGAAACATGGGTTGAGCTCACAGAAAGGGGGGAATGTTTGAGTTGGGCCTGGGGGGTTTTATCAGTCGGAATGGAGTTGCCCGTGTCATGTGAGGAGGAGTCTCTTAGGGATTTATCAGAGGGTTTAGAGGCTAATCTGGTAGAGCGGCGGGGCGTATTGGCATCTTCAGTAAAGTCCGGGTCCAAATCAATTTCTTGGATTTTAACTTTTTTAGGGGTTCTGACCTCTTCCGaggagtgattcttggttttcttaaTGGAGGAGCCAAGTTTCATGCCACAGGAGCTTGAATCATTGATGGTCAAGGGTTGGGTCGAGGGGCCTACATTCTGCACAGAAATGGAGGGGGGTGGGCAAAGGGCGAGGTGGAAGTTGAACAAGCAGAGCATAAGGCCCTGGTGCAGGATAGGAaagtcttttcctttctttttggctTCAACTATGTCTTTAACGTTAGCATCCATCGAGTGCAACAAAAAGAACAaaatggaaatgaggtctttgttcctcaaatgGTTCAGGAAGGGGAGGTGGTAATAGTAAAAAATGCCATACCTGCCTTCGAGCGTGAAGTACTTCATCACAGTGTAGCAGACTTCGTCCCAACGGTGCAGGAGTTCCTCTCTGTTAAAGCCTCCGGCCCTCTTGACAGGATTCTCGTCATGGCGGAAAAACTAGTTAACGCTGGTAGAGTCCGTAATGCGGCTCTGTTTTTTCCATTTTCTACCCTCCATAGAGAGGCTCGTAGCCTAGGGTATGACCTCTTCATTAATTTCGAAGGAGATTCCTCCCACAGTCACCCTTCTGTCCTCCCAGGAGGATACAAATTGTTTAGAGAGTCTCTCGTTGTTGCTCTTCATGTTCTCCATAAATTTGTCAATGCCTCCTTCGGTGCACACGAACCAAGTCGCAGGTTTGGCTTTGAACTCCTCAACTTTGTTGGGTTCCAGCCTAAGCCTGTCCCCCCCCATTTTAGAATCCTCCAGCTTCGCAGTTTGAAAATAACAGAAAACCAGAATGCAGAGCCGAAGCAAACTCAAGATGAAATGGTTAGGAAAAATGTGCCAGACTTGGGTTAAACGGTTGTAATAATCATAGTAATTATTAACCTTTAAGGTCTCGTAGATATCGTTGGCTTGAAATCTACTAAGAGCGTGCGAGCTATCACTTgggccaatgtgagttgacagCTCCTCAGCGCCGCCTTTGTCGTTGCCAATTGGTACCATCTGAGTCATAAATGAAAGGTAATCATTCTTGATGTCAGTCCTTTCTTTATAAATTCATCCCCTGTGGTAGTGATGACTCTGTATATCTCTGCTACGTGTCCTTTTTTGGTAGAAATTGGCGGGATCTCCGCGCCAATTTGAAAAAGTTAACatattttccttcatcattgggcGAAAGGGTTAGTCCTTTCCTGGCATAAGGTTTTTTCCTTATCCAGGATTTCCTTAACAGTGATTGGCAGCGTATTGGGGTTCCTCCAGCATCGTAAGCCCATCTGCAGCCTTCCTTTAGCCACCATGGAGTCTGTCGCTCTATTTCCTTCTCTGAAGATGTGGTCTAtggtgaagtcctccattttgaccaGCAACTGCCTAATATCCCTCTGAATGGGTTCCACTTTCCACCCAGCTGAAGCCTTCCCTTTGATAGAGTCGATAATAACtttagaatctccttcaatttccagatgcTTTATTCCTATGTCGTTAGCCATTTTCAACCCCCAGAGGAGGGTCATTCCCTCAGCTTGGGTGACTGAGCTTTCACTGAGGTTGCCAGCATAGGCTGCAATCATGTCCCCTAGTTGATCCTTGATGATTCCACCACCAGCCTGACTGTTGCATTGagcagagccatcaaaattcaatttaaaccagTGAATTCTGGGGGGAGACCACCTAGTCATGtgtctctttttcttggtgttgtcGTTGAAATGGTCGAATCCAGGGGGGAGCTTCCAGCCTCAAGTTATCTTCTCATTTGTCTCATCAGGAGGATAAGGCGAGAGTTTCCATTTTGTAGCTTCTAGATTCTCCGATATCAACTTGAAGCAGGTGAGGGCAACAAAGTCCGAAGGGGTCTCAGTGTCTCTGAAAATTttgttgtttctctccttccacaaaGCCCAGCAGATGTGAGGAGGAATTTGTTTCCAAAGTTTAATGATGAGGGGATGATAGGAAGGGGGGGTCCAATCAAACACAAAAAATTTAATATTCTTGTGGAAGACCCAACACAGACCACATTTCTGAAGCGTGACAGACCAAATGTGAGTTGCAAAGGGACAAAGAATAAAAAGGTGCTCAATAGATTCCTCGTCCTTTTTACATAAGCtgcatctattggggagatggaatccccttttttttcaaattatcaagCGTGAGGGTTTCGCCATGCATGAGGgaccaccaaaagaaattaattttgggaATTAACTGAGGGTTCCAAACTTTCTTCCAACCTTCCGCATCCGCAATGGGTTTTAGGAGCTGAAAGTAAGCAGATTTGACCGAGAACTGGCTTGATTGAGTCTCTTTCCAGATGAAGCTGTCTTTATTCATGATCATGGGAATTCTAGTTTTCAGCAATAAGAGTTGCAATTCCTGAGCCAGGGGGACCAAGTTCAGTTGATTGTTGCAGATGTGGACTAAGTCCTTCCAACCACTTCCTGGGATCAAATAATCCGCAGCAAACTCCCCCAGGATAGCCTTGAAATGGTTCCTGATTTAATGGAAGCAAGTGTTGATTAACGGTCTGTCCTTAGTCCAAAAGTCCTCCCAGAATCTCACCTTTTTGCCATCTCCAAGCTGCCACTTCAGACCATCTTTGACCATCATTCTGATTTTAAGGATGTTGTTCCATAATTTGGAACCTTAGGGAAGGTCAAATGAGTTGAGACTATAGAAGAAATGCTCCCAGTCCAAATACTTAGCTTTGATGATGTTGCACCAGTCCGCCTCCCCTTTAGCCAGGGTCCATCCCACCTTGGCAATTAGCGCCTTATTGAGGGCATTAATCTTTCGTATTCCCAAACCTCCCAGAGATTTGGGTAGACACAGTATCCCAATTAACCAGAGCCAGGCGTTTCTTTTCCTCTAAGCCAGTCCATAaaaagtttttttgaattttttccagCTTCTCACCCATGGTCCCTGATAGTTTGAACATGGAGAGGAAGTAGACCGGAATTCCCTGTAGGGAGGCAGCGAGGAGCTAGAGCTTCCCCGCGCTACTGAGAAATTTCCCTTTCCATCTCGCAAGCTTTTTCCGCATTCTTTCCAAGATAGAGTTCCAAAAGGTGGGGGTGACTTCCTTGACAGTGAGAGGGAGTCTCAGGTAGGTCACTGGGAGAGTAGCCATTTTGCATCTGAGGATGGAGAGGATTCTGAGTTGGAGGTcatttggagtgttgaagaagtagagattactcttctcatagttgatgcattgtcccAACGCCTTGGCATAGTCCTCCAAAAGGGTCTTCCAACCTTTAGCCTCCATGACCAAAGTTCTGCCAAAAAGGAATGTGTCATCCATGAACTGCTGGATATTAGTAGGGGGGAGCATGGAGGCTGCTTTGAATccttggagcctaccattggtgacTAGATTAGTCACATTTCTATTTAGGACTTCAACTATCATGATAAAAAGGTAAGGGGATAAGGGGTCGCCTTGCTGGATACCCTTCTCAGCTTTGAAGCctcccctaggagtcccattaattAGGACTGAGAATTGGACCGTGGTAACACATTCACGAATCATACTCACCAtttttttgttgaatcccagttttAGGAGCACTTTGAAAAGAAATTCCCAATCAACCTTGTCATAAGTTTTAgatatatcaagtttaaaggcCATACCTGGTAATCTGTTCCTATCCATGGGATGAATTATCTCATGAGTAGTAATGGCGGCATCCAGAATTTGACGTCCCAGGACGAAGCCTTTCTGAGACAGACTAATAAGTTTTTCCAGGAAAGGTTTGATTCTGTTTACAAGAACCTTGGAGaggatcttgtaaatggtgttgcaAAGACTTATGGGCCGATACTCCTTCAGGCAGCTAGGAGTGGTggtcttggggatgaggacaatgaaagtgttgttgatctttttAAGCAATCTCCCCGTTTTGAAGAAATCTTGGATAGCTTTAGTAACATCATAGCTAACAATATCCCAAAAGTCCTGGAAGAAAGTCGGGGGGAAACCATTCCGGCCCGATGTTTTATAAGCTCCCATCGCAAAGACCACCCTGTGAACTTCCTCAGAAGAGATGGGGGACAGGAGTTGCCGGTTGTCGTCTTCCTCAATGACCATCGGCAATTTACTAATGAGGCAGTCCTGAAGCGGCAAGGCCATTCCACCATCCGCATACAGACTGGTGAAGAAGTCCATCGCGTTTTGTCCAATCAGAGAGTCATCAAAAATTTCCTGGCCCGTTTCATCCTTAATACTTTTGATGTAGTTCCTCCTCTTGTGGTTAGAAGCCGATCTATGGAAGAAGGCAGTATttctgtccccttccttcaaccactgGATCCTGGATCTTTGTTTCCAATACACTTCCTCCTTGGCAAGGATATTTTTCCAGCTTTTACGAcaatcttcctcctccttcaaaatggggTCCGGGGGGTTACCAGTAGCCATTAGAATTTGAAGTTGTTCCAGTCTAGATCCCAGGTCCTTTTTTCTTTTAAAGATGTCACCAAAGGTGTTCCTATTCCATCCTTTGACCTCCCTGCTGATTCTTTTTAGTTTCTCCGTTACTCTGAACATGGCGGTCCCTTGGATTGGGGTGGACCACCAGCCTCTGACCAAATTCCTGAAGTCAGGATGGGAGGCCCACATGATTTCATAGCGGAAGGAGGGTGGACCCTGGTAGGGTCTGTCTTTCTAGtggagaagaagggggttgtgGTTAGACACTGTCCTTGGGAGGGATTTCAGGAAGGAACTCATTCCCAAATCCCAATTGGTGGAGATCAGGAATCTATCCAGTCTGACTTGGATGAGGTTTTTGCCTTTCTTGTTATTCGACCAAGTGAAAGGGGCACCTTGAAGGTCAATATCCACTAGGTTTGAAGCGTTGATGAAGGTGGCTAGGTCGCTCATGCTGTCAAAGAAATCCTCCAGGCCACCACACTTCTCGGAAGGGTAGAGGGGGGCATTGAAGTCCCCAACAAGCATCATCCTGTCCTTCTGATTAGTCATAGTGATCTTAGAAATTTCCTCCCACAGGTTCCGTCTTCCCACCCTAGAGTTGGGGGCATAGATGTTGAACATCTGCCAGCAGAGATCACCATAATGGAGAGAAACCGCTAGGAAATATTGAGAGCTAGCAAATAGCTTGCCTTTTATTTTCATGGGATTCCACAGGGTAGCAATACCTCCAGACGCACCCAAGGCGTCGACATATAGGTAGTCCGCTCCAGGCCAGAGTTTACCGGTAATTGCAGCGAAGGTTTGCGAAGGCATCTTAACTTCTTGTATTAGACAGATGTTGATTTTCATCTCAAGAATGACTTGTTTTATGGCGAACTGCTTCTGGGGGTTgttcagaccccttatgttccaagagaggaacttcatttcttacttttgCTAAGCCTATCCAGGGTCAGTTGTCTGCCCTTTGTAATGTCCCTTGCCATCACCTTTTGTCTCAGGACTCTTACTATAGGTCTCCCAACTTTGCTTTCGTTTCCTCCCACATCAGCTTTCTTGGCCTTGACTTTCTTCTTCTGGGTTATCCATTCTTCGCTATCCGTCCGCAGTGAACACGGGGGGGATACATTCAACGGAGTTGCCAGTGAGTTTACAAAGAACTCCTCTCCATCCCTAGCTGTAGGGGAGGAAGGGGTTGGAGTGGTGGGTAAGGAACTTTCAATCTTGAGAGGTTTAACCACAACTGGGGTTGGGTCAAGGAGAGCATGGGGTGGGGGGGAGGCAAAAGGGAGAGGGATGGGGGACATGGTGAGGGAGACTGCCTGGGGGATCTCCCCCTCTTCCAGGGTGTATTTAGGGTTTTTGACTGGGTCCGCTGGGGCTTTTAAGATCTCAAGGCTCTTGTCATTGTGCTGGAGGGCTTCAGGAATAACATTCTTAATAGTCTGCTCGAGAGGGGCCGAGGATGACGGGTCACCAGGGTTGATGGGTTCGGCCCAGATGGCTTTATTCTTAATCTTGGGTTCAGCTACCACAGGGGCTTTACAGTCTATATAGGAATGCCCCTGAGTGTTACACTTCTGGCAATACAGAGTGGCATTTTCGTACACAATGgcctgggaccattttccccatttgGACTTTAGGGAGATAAAGTTCGGTAGGGCTTTGTTGATCGTAACATTGACACAAAAGCGAGCATACACCAACCTGGACTTGTTGAGAGTGACC
This window harbors:
- the LOC131875199 gene encoding uncharacterized protein LOC131875199, with the protein product MGEKLEKIQKNFLWTGLEEKKRLALVNWDTVSTQISGSQAGGGIIKDQLGDMIAAYAGNLSESSVTQAEGMTLLWGLKMANDIGIKHLEIEGDSKVIIDSIKGKASAGWKVEPIQRDIRQLLVKMEDFTIDHIFREGNRATDSMVAKGRLQMGLRCWRNPNTLPITVKEILDKEKTLCQERTNPFAQ